One part of the Leclercia sp. LSNIH1 genome encodes these proteins:
- a CDS encoding sensor histidine kinase, with amino-acid sequence MHEIFNMLLAVFDRAALMLICLFFLIRIRLFRELLHKSAHSPRELLAVTAIFSMFALFSTWSGVPVEGSLVNVRIIAVMSGGILFGPWVGIITGLIAGTHRYLIDIGGVTAVPCLITSIIAGVLSGAINRKVPKKQHWKAGIIAGMLCETLTMILVVAWAPTTALGLDIVSKIGIPMILGSVCVGFIVLLVQSVEGEKEASAARQAKLALDIANKTLPLFRDINAESLRQVCDIIRRDIHADAVAITNIDRVLAYVGVGEANYRDNDDTISPTTRQAISGGKIIIKNNDEAHRTPEIHSMLVIPLWEKGVVTGTLKIYYCHAHQITSTLQEMAVGLSQIISTQLEVSRAEQLREMANKAELRALQSKINPHFLFNALNAISSSIRLNPDTARQLIFNLSRYLRYNIELKDDEQIDIKKELYQIKDYIAIEQARFGDKLTVIYDIDEEVNCVIPSLLIQPLVENAIVHGIQPRKGKGVVTISVAECGNRVRVAVRDTGHGIDPKVIERVESNEMPGNKIGLLNVHHRVKLLYGEGLHIRRLEPGTEIAFYVPNERAAVHAQTLLLP; translated from the coding sequence GTGCACGAAATATTCAATATGCTGCTGGCGGTGTTCGATCGCGCGGCGTTAATGCTGATTTGCCTCTTTTTCCTCATTCGCATCCGCCTGTTCCGCGAGCTGCTGCATAAGTCTGCCCACTCGCCCCGGGAACTGCTGGCGGTCACTGCGATCTTTTCGATGTTTGCCCTGTTCAGTACCTGGTCCGGGGTACCGGTGGAAGGTTCCCTGGTTAATGTGCGGATCATCGCCGTGATGTCTGGCGGGATCCTGTTTGGCCCATGGGTCGGGATCATCACGGGCCTCATTGCCGGGACCCACCGTTACCTGATTGATATCGGCGGCGTGACTGCGGTTCCTTGCCTGATCACCAGCATTATCGCTGGCGTGCTGTCGGGGGCGATCAACCGCAAAGTCCCTAAGAAACAGCACTGGAAAGCGGGTATCATCGCCGGCATGCTCTGCGAAACCCTGACCATGATCCTGGTGGTGGCGTGGGCCCCCACCACGGCGCTGGGGCTGGATATCGTCTCAAAAATTGGTATTCCGATGATCCTCGGTAGCGTCTGCGTGGGCTTTATCGTGCTGCTGGTGCAGAGTGTGGAAGGCGAAAAAGAGGCCAGCGCCGCCCGGCAGGCCAAGCTGGCGTTGGATATTGCCAATAAGACGCTGCCGCTGTTTCGCGACATTAACGCTGAATCGCTGCGCCAGGTGTGCGATATCATCCGCCGCGACATTCACGCCGATGCGGTGGCCATCACCAATATTGACCGGGTGCTGGCCTACGTGGGCGTGGGTGAAGCAAACTACCGGGATAATGATGATACCATCAGCCCCACCACCCGCCAGGCAATCAGCGGCGGCAAGATCATCATTAAGAATAACGATGAGGCTCACCGCACCCCGGAGATCCACTCTATGCTTGTGATACCGCTGTGGGAAAAAGGGGTAGTCACCGGCACGCTAAAAATTTACTACTGCCACGCGCACCAGATCACATCGACCTTACAGGAGATGGCGGTCGGGCTGTCACAGATTATCTCTACCCAGCTGGAGGTCTCCCGTGCCGAGCAGCTGCGGGAGATGGCAAACAAGGCAGAGCTGCGCGCCCTACAGAGTAAAATTAATCCCCATTTTCTGTTCAATGCGCTGAACGCCATCTCCTCGTCGATCCGCCTGAATCCGGACACCGCCCGCCAGCTGATCTTCAATCTGTCGCGCTATCTGCGCTACAACATTGAGTTGAAAGACGACGAGCAGATCGACATCAAAAAAGAGCTTTATCAGATCAAAGATTACATCGCCATCGAACAGGCGCGGTTTGGCGATAAGCTTACCGTCATCTATGACATCGATGAAGAGGTGAACTGCGTGATCCCGAGCCTGCTGATCCAGCCGCTGGTGGAGAATGCCATTGTCCACGGCATTCAGCCGCGTAAGGGTAAAGGGGTGGTCACCATCAGCGTGGCCGAATGCGGTAACCGCGTGCGGGTGGCGGTGCGCGACACCGGCCACGGGATCGACCCGAAAGTGATTGAACGGGTGGAGTCGAATGAGATGCCCGGCAATAAAATTGGTCTGCTCAATGTCCATCACCGCGTTAAGCTGCTCTATGGTGAAGGGCTACACATTCGCCGCCTTGAGCCGGGTACCGAGATCGCGTTTTATGTTCCTAACGAACGCGCCGCCGTTCATGCCCAGACGTTGTTGTTGCCTTAG
- a CDS encoding LytR/AlgR family response regulator transcription factor, whose amino-acid sequence MKVIIVEDEILAQQELSWLIKEHSQMEIVGTFEDGLDVLKFLQHNRVDAIFLDINIPSLDGVLLAQNISQFASKPFIVFVTAWKEHAVEAFELEAFDYILKPYQESRIVSMLQKLEHAWHQQSGAEQVAASPVMRENDTINLIKDERIIVTPMNDIYYAEAHEKMTFVYTRRESFVMPMNITEFCSKLPASHFFRCHRSFCVNLNKIREIEPWFNNTYILRLKDLDFQVPVSRSKVKEFRQLMHL is encoded by the coding sequence ATGAAAGTCATCATTGTGGAAGATGAAATACTCGCCCAACAGGAGCTGAGTTGGCTGATTAAAGAACACAGCCAGATGGAGATCGTCGGCACCTTTGAGGATGGTCTGGACGTGCTGAAATTTCTGCAGCACAACCGGGTAGACGCCATATTTCTGGATATCAATATTCCCTCTCTGGACGGGGTACTGCTGGCGCAAAACATCAGCCAGTTTGCCAGTAAACCGTTTATTGTCTTTGTCACCGCGTGGAAAGAGCATGCGGTGGAGGCCTTCGAGCTGGAAGCGTTCGACTATATTCTTAAGCCGTACCAGGAGTCGCGGATTGTCAGCATGCTGCAGAAGCTGGAACACGCCTGGCACCAGCAGTCCGGCGCGGAACAGGTCGCGGCCTCACCGGTCATGCGCGAAAATGACACGATCAATTTGATCAAGGATGAACGCATCATCGTGACGCCGATGAACGATATCTATTATGCCGAAGCGCATGAGAAGATGACCTTCGTCTACACACGCCGCGAGTCGTTCGTCATGCCGATGAACATCACCGAATTTTGCAGCAAGCTGCCGGCGAGCCACTTCTTCCGTTGCCATCGCTCTTTTTGCGTCAATCTGAACAAGATCCGCGAGATCGAACCCTGGTTCAACAACACCTACATTCTACGGCTGAAGGATCTCGATTTTCAGGTGCCGGTGAGTCGCAGCAAGGTGAAAGAGTTTCGCCAGCTGATGCACCTGTGA
- the glk gene encoding glucokinase, whose translation MTKYALVGDVGGTNARLALCDVNTGEISRAKTYSGLDYPSLEAVVRVYLTEHDVSVEDGCIAIACPITGDWVAMTNHTWAFSVAEMKANLGFAHLEIINDFTAVSMAIPMLKPEHLIQFGGTEPVEGKPIAVYGAGTGLGVSHLVHVDKRWISLPGEGGHVDFAPNSEEEGIILEELRAEIGHVSAERVLSGPGLVNLYRAIVKSDGRLPENLQPKDVTERALEDSCTDCRRALSLFCVIMGRFGGNLALNLSTFGGVYIAGGIVPRFLDFFKSSGFRGGFEDKGRFRDYVRDIPVYLIVHDNPGLLGSGAHLRQTLGQVL comes from the coding sequence ATGACAAAGTATGCTTTGGTAGGTGATGTAGGGGGGACTAACGCGCGTCTGGCGTTATGTGACGTCAACACCGGCGAAATCTCCCGCGCCAAAACCTATTCCGGGCTGGATTACCCCAGCCTGGAAGCGGTGGTTCGTGTCTATCTGACGGAGCATGATGTCAGCGTTGAGGATGGCTGTATCGCCATTGCCTGCCCGATTACCGGCGACTGGGTGGCGATGACCAACCACACCTGGGCATTCTCTGTCGCCGAAATGAAGGCCAACCTCGGCTTTGCCCATCTGGAAATTATTAACGACTTTACCGCGGTATCGATGGCGATCCCGATGTTAAAGCCGGAGCATCTGATCCAGTTCGGCGGCACCGAGCCGGTTGAAGGTAAGCCCATTGCCGTCTACGGCGCTGGCACTGGCCTGGGGGTTTCCCATCTGGTACATGTCGACAAGCGCTGGATCAGCCTGCCGGGTGAAGGCGGACATGTCGATTTCGCCCCAAACAGCGAAGAAGAGGGCATTATCCTCGAAGAGCTGCGCGCGGAGATCGGCCACGTCTCGGCAGAGCGGGTGCTCTCGGGTCCGGGCCTGGTGAACCTCTACCGGGCGATTGTGAAATCCGATGGCCGTCTGCCGGAGAATCTACAGCCGAAAGATGTGACCGAACGCGCGCTGGAAGATAGCTGCACCGACTGCCGTCGCGCGCTGTCGCTCTTCTGCGTCATCATGGGGCGTTTTGGCGGCAACCTGGCGCTGAACCTGAGCACCTTTGGTGGGGTCTATATCGCGGGCGGGATCGTACCGCGCTTCCTCGACTTCTTTAAATCCTCCGGTTTCCGCGGCGGGTTTGAAGACAAGGGTCGCTTCCGCGATTATGTCCGGGATATTCCGGTGTACCTGATTGTGCATGACAATCCGGGTCTGCTGGGCTCGGGCGCGCATCTGCGCCAGACCCTGGGCCAGGTACTGTAA
- a CDS encoding ion channel protein, which yields MLHPRARTMLLLAPPALIIGVASSLILIVIMKVASVLQSVLWTSLPASLGLNASSPVWVILILTLTGIAVGVVIRYSPGHAGPDPATEPLIGAPVNAAALPGLIIALIIGLAGGVSLGPEHPVMAVNIALAVAIGARAFPRVNALDWTILASAGTIGALFGTPVAAALIFSQTLSGNTEIPLWDRLFAPLLSAAAGALTTSLFFHPHFSLPVAHYSQMQMVDIFSGAIVAAFAIALGMVAVWCLPRLHRLMHRLKHPVLILGAGGFILGILGAIGGNITLFKGLDEMQQMAFSQIFSVSDYLLFALIKLAALVVAAACGFRGGRIFPAVFVGAALGLMLHEHVEAVPLAITISCSIMGLVLVVTRDAWLSLFMAAVVVPDTTLLPLLCIVMLPAWLLLAGRPMMAAWNDEK from the coding sequence ATGCTCCATCCGCGAGCCAGAACGATGCTGCTGCTGGCCCCTCCTGCGCTGATTATTGGCGTTGCATCCAGCCTGATCCTGATTGTGATCATGAAGGTCGCCTCCGTGCTGCAGTCGGTTTTGTGGACCTCATTACCGGCTTCCCTCGGCCTTAACGCAAGCTCGCCGGTATGGGTTATTTTAATCCTGACGCTTACCGGTATCGCTGTAGGAGTGGTGATACGCTACAGCCCGGGCCATGCCGGGCCAGATCCAGCCACTGAGCCGTTGATTGGCGCGCCGGTCAATGCCGCTGCCCTGCCCGGGTTGATTATCGCCCTGATTATTGGTCTGGCGGGCGGCGTCAGCCTTGGGCCTGAGCATCCTGTGATGGCGGTGAATATCGCCCTGGCCGTCGCCATAGGGGCGCGGGCCTTCCCCCGGGTAAACGCCCTTGACTGGACCATTCTCGCCTCTGCCGGCACCATCGGGGCGCTGTTCGGCACACCTGTCGCGGCGGCGCTGATTTTTTCCCAGACCCTGAGCGGCAACACGGAGATCCCGCTCTGGGATCGTCTGTTCGCCCCGCTCTTATCCGCCGCCGCCGGAGCCCTGACCACCAGCCTCTTTTTTCATCCTCACTTCTCACTGCCCGTTGCCCACTACAGTCAGATGCAGATGGTGGATATTTTCAGCGGCGCGATCGTCGCCGCCTTCGCCATCGCGCTGGGGATGGTGGCGGTCTGGTGTCTGCCGCGCCTGCACCGTCTGATGCATCGTCTGAAGCACCCGGTACTTATTCTTGGCGCAGGCGGATTTATTCTGGGGATCCTTGGGGCAATCGGGGGCAATATCACCCTGTTTAAGGGGCTGGATGAGATGCAGCAGATGGCCTTCAGCCAGATCTTCAGCGTGTCGGATTATCTGCTCTTTGCGCTGATAAAACTGGCGGCGCTGGTAGTGGCTGCGGCCTGCGGTTTTCGCGGCGGGCGCATTTTCCCGGCGGTGTTTGTCGGCGCGGCGCTGGGGTTGATGTTGCATGAACATGTAGAGGCGGTTCCCCTGGCGATCACCATCTCCTGTTCGATTATGGGGCTGGTGCTGGTTGTCACCCGGGATGCGTGGCTAAGCCTGTTTATGGCGGCAGTGGTGGTGCCGGACACCACCCTGCTGCCGCTGCTCTGTATTGTGATGCTGCCCGCCTGGCTGCTGCTGGCGGGCAGACCGATGATGGCTGCATGGAACGATGAGAAGTAA